In Xenopus laevis strain J_2021 chromosome 2S, Xenopus_laevis_v10.1, whole genome shotgun sequence, a genomic segment contains:
- the LOC121400436 gene encoding protein kinase C delta type-like, whose protein sequence is MDKKKKTRSRSPEETPTDTRAQKRYRVDDTTPPPFNINNYQLIKKLGKGSFGKVMLASYTIKSQLVAVKIIKKKKKTDYHDIEMEATILRLGHTCPFLSRAYAIFQTESLVLFILEYARGGTLHKLIKRHRYLNSQEAQFYSAELVLGLRYLHKYGIIHRDLEPRNILLDEEGHVQIADFGFAQARKFDSKACHGTGGASGYMAPEVLEDVPYNSSADWWSFGVVVYEMATGKLPFSPNGTFQEQLDNITNTEPYYPETLTPEFRDFIQQLLKTKVEHRLGVYANAQDHPFFSSVNWETVKERSMVPPLKPRIKQIDMLSNIPFPENKIRKTGMNKEFTYIDPSWLDK, encoded by the exons atggataaaaaaaagaagacgaGAAGCAGAAGCCCAGAGGAGACCCCAACTG ACACAAGAGCACAGAAGAGGTATCGAGTGGACGACACAACTCCGCCGCCCTTCAATATCAACAACTATCAGCTCATAAAAAAGCTGGGGAAGGGCTCCTTTGGCAAG GTGATGTTGGCTTCTTATACCATCAAGAGCCAGCTCGTCGCTGTGAagataataaagaagaaaaagaagacagaCTACCATGATATCGAGATGGAGGCTACAATACTGCGGTTAGGTCACACATGTCCATTTCTTAGTCGGGCATATGCAATCTTCCAAACTGag TCACTCGTGTTGTTCATCTTGGAGTATGCCAGAGGTGGAACGCTGCACAAGCTTATCAAACGTCACCGATATCTGAACAGCCAGGAAGCACA gtttTATTCGGCGGAACTTGTCCTGGGTTTGAGGTACCTGCATAAGTATGGGATTATTCATCG CGACCTCGAGCCAAGAAACATCTTACTGGATGAAGAGGGACACGTGCAGATCGCCGATTTTGGCTTTGCCCAGGCTAGAAAGTTTGACTCAAAGGCTTGTCATGGTACTGGAGGAGCATCGGGATATATGGCACCTGAG GTTTTGGAGGACGTTCCATACAACTCATCAGCGGACTGGTGGTCGTTCGGTGTTGTCGTCTATGAAATGGCCACTGGCAAGCTGCCCTTTTCACCAAATGGAACCTTTCAAGAACAGCTGGACAACATCACTAACACGGAGCCATATTATCCAGAAACGCTTACACCTGAATTTCGTGACTTCATACAACAG CTCTTGAAGACGAAGGTAGAACATCGCCTTGGAGTCTACGCCAATGCCCAGGACCacccatttttttcatcagtTAATTGGGAGACAGTAAAAGAACGAAGCATGGTGCCCCCTCTAAAACCAAGAATT AAACAAATTGATATGCTCAGCaacattcccttcccagaaaacaaaatcagaaaGACCGGCATGAACAAGGAATTCACCTACATAGATCCGAGTTGGCTAGACAAGTAA